A single window of Gemmatimonadota bacterium DNA harbors:
- a CDS encoding outer membrane beta-barrel protein: MNRRFLFSICLTLALPISIMAEDQKSAPKIKFTGYGELIYSHFDYGPDQKSGPAGSPPDSRATIDIARLALEMELRLLRGVELETEVEIEHGGTGGALEIEYEEFGEYETEVEKGGEVILEELYIKRRFSDAFNIRLGHFYVAVGLTTEQYHPTDFFGTRRPESETAVIPAIWHETGIEISGHTNRLTYQLQLVNGLDATGFDSQNWIVGGHQTRFEEVRATNMALVGRLDYRLFDGLTFGVSGYRGNSADNRPKPDMKDTDAYVSIFDVHAVLRYNRFRAQGMYLYGNLQNADIVSERNRTLSNNLDVLRTPVASAAYAFYAEAGYDIMPFFSSHKEDQCHLFFRFDSYDTMAEMPQNFFDNPRFQRRVYTLGINYTMGNAVVLKGDYAMRRVGTGNFNGENTASFALGFQF, translated from the coding sequence ATGAACCGACGTTTTTTATTTAGCATCTGTCTAACGCTCGCGCTGCCCATAAGCATCATGGCAGAAGACCAGAAGTCAGCGCCCAAAATCAAATTCACGGGATACGGTGAACTCATCTACTCCCACTTCGATTACGGTCCCGACCAGAAAAGCGGCCCAGCGGGTTCGCCGCCAGATAGCCGCGCCACCATTGATATCGCGCGTTTGGCACTCGAAATGGAGTTGCGTCTGCTGCGCGGTGTCGAACTGGAAACCGAAGTGGAAATCGAACACGGCGGTACGGGCGGTGCCCTCGAAATCGAATACGAGGAATTTGGCGAATACGAAACCGAAGTGGAAAAAGGCGGGGAAGTCATCCTCGAAGAACTCTACATCAAACGCAGATTTAGCGACGCCTTCAACATCCGCCTGGGCCACTTCTACGTCGCGGTGGGCCTCACCACAGAGCAATACCATCCCACGGACTTTTTTGGCACCCGCCGCCCCGAATCGGAAACCGCGGTTATTCCGGCAATATGGCACGAAACAGGTATTGAAATCAGTGGTCATACCAATCGCCTGACCTATCAACTCCAACTCGTCAACGGCTTAGACGCCACGGGCTTCGATTCGCAAAACTGGATTGTGGGCGGGCATCAAACGCGCTTTGAAGAAGTCCGCGCAACCAACATGGCCCTTGTGGGTCGGTTGGACTATCGCCTCTTTGATGGCCTCACCTTTGGCGTATCGGGCTATCGCGGCAACAGCGCCGACAACCGCCCCAAACCCGACATGAAAGATACGGACGCCTACGTATCCATTTTTGATGTCCACGCTGTGCTGCGATACAACCGCTTCCGCGCACAGGGCATGTACCTCTACGGAAACCTGCAAAATGCGGACATTGTCAGCGAGCGCAACCGCACATTGTCCAACAACCTCGATGTCTTGAGAACGCCCGTTGCCAGTGCCGCGTATGCGTTTTACGCCGAAGCCGGTTATGACATCATGCCCTTTTTCTCCTCGCATAAGGAGGACCAATGCCATCTGTTCTTTCGATTTGACAGCTACGACACAATGGCCGAAATGCCACAGAACTTTTTTGACAACCCACGCTTCCAACGCCGCGTTTACACGCTCGGCATCAACTACACCATGGGCAACGCCGTCGTCCTGAAAGGCGACTATGCCATGCGCCGGGTGGGAACGGGTAACTTCAACGGCGAAAACACCGCTAGTTTTGCACTCGGTTTTCAATTCTAA
- a CDS encoding c-type cytochrome, whose product MKIDRQILYTITAILFFLACGSDKPAGPDIVPSPDSALSGGEAATVFDASSQAFEMPIPTLSPDELDKFFAGDLAFEQVFVTAPADVNPGLGPVFSHTSCVGCHLRDGRGRGAFGSEPPFVGSMLMRVSLPGFTPHGGPVPVPGFGGQLGDRSNYGVALEARVQVSFYETTETLSDGEQVYLKHPIYTIVDAYQPLPAGVLLSARMAPPVFGRGLLEAIPESDILALADPGDANRDGISGRPNYVYNFRTGQRELGRFGLKANNPDLLQQTAGAYNEDMGVTNPYFPQESVAGQPQHDGRNDDPEISEEILDVTTFYLQTLAVPARRLWDDPQALRGEALFESTGCANCHTTTFKTGNHSISSLSNQTIHPYTDLLLHDMGEALADNRPDYEADGREWKTPPLWGIGLTETVSGVPAFLHDGRARTLLEAIMFHGGEAEQSREAVRNLSKTDRDALLAFLQSL is encoded by the coding sequence ATGAAAATAGATCGCCAAATTTTATACACCATTACCGCAATCCTGTTCTTTTTGGCCTGCGGCAGTGACAAGCCTGCTGGTCCCGATATCGTTCCTTCGCCTGACAGTGCCCTATCTGGCGGGGAGGCGGCAACCGTCTTCGACGCATCCAGCCAGGCTTTTGAAATGCCCATACCGACACTTTCACCCGACGAACTCGACAAATTTTTTGCGGGTGATCTCGCCTTTGAACAAGTCTTTGTCACGGCTCCTGCAGACGTCAACCCCGGATTGGGTCCCGTATTTAGCCACACCTCTTGCGTGGGATGTCATCTGCGCGACGGGCGAGGACGCGGTGCATTCGGCTCTGAACCACCCTTTGTCGGCTCCATGCTCATGCGCGTCAGCCTGCCCGGATTCACCCCGCACGGCGGTCCTGTACCCGTTCCCGGCTTTGGCGGACAGCTCGGCGACCGCTCAAACTATGGCGTCGCACTCGAAGCGCGTGTTCAAGTCAGCTTTTATGAAACAACAGAAACCCTATCCGATGGCGAACAGGTTTACTTAAAACACCCCATCTACACCATTGTTGACGCATATCAACCACTGCCCGCGGGTGTACTCCTGTCAGCACGCATGGCCCCGCCCGTATTTGGACGTGGCCTCCTGGAAGCCATCCCCGAGTCCGATATCCTCGCCCTAGCAGATCCCGGAGATGCCAATCGAGACGGCATATCGGGCCGCCCCAATTACGTGTACAATTTTCGAACAGGCCAAAGAGAACTGGGGCGTTTTGGCCTGAAAGCCAACAACCCCGATCTTTTGCAACAAACTGCCGGCGCGTACAACGAGGACATGGGCGTTACAAACCCCTATTTCCCTCAGGAATCCGTAGCCGGACAACCCCAGCACGATGGCCGCAACGACGATCCGGAAATCTCAGAGGAAATACTGGACGTCACCACATTTTACTTACAAACCCTCGCCGTGCCCGCGCGGCGTCTGTGGGATGATCCACAGGCATTGCGAGGCGAAGCACTCTTTGAATCAACCGGTTGTGCAAATTGCCATACAACCACATTTAAAACAGGCAACCACAGCATCTCGTCGCTATCGAATCAAACCATTCACCCCTACACTGATTTGTTGCTCCACGACATGGGCGAAGCCCTCGCCGATAATCGTCCGGACTACGAAGCCGATGGCCGCGAGTGGAAAACGCCCCCACTGTGGGGCATTGGACTCACGGAAACCGTCAGCGGAGTTCCAGCCTTCTTACACGATGGTAGAGCCAGAACCCTGCTCGAAGCCATTATGTTTCACGGCGGCGAAGCCGAACAATCGCGCGAAGCCGTGCGAAACTTGTCCAAAACAGACCGCGACGCATTGCTCGCCTTTCTGCAATCATTGTAG
- a CDS encoding peptidase M75, translated as MKCIKPLLGIILILSLAACSSEGENPVAPEPEPGYDFSPILTDFADKTVIPTYKHLADVSTDLLTAVTNLKNNPSSATLGTARAKWVAARTPWEQSEGFLFGPVDFSGYDPALDSWPVNRTDLEAVLGSSDPLTKASVNNLANELKGFHTIEFLLFDEGGSKTIDDFTPRQYDYLIAATELLEDAATDLHTSWIASGENFRAQVANAGAGSSAYTTQKAAVQEMVNGMVGIADEVGNGKIADPFTEQDTRLVESQFSFNSLLDFQDNMRSIRNVYEGGYNVEAMGLDEFIKSKDPALDQRVKAEIQATITEIGKISFPFRDALASDAAQITAAQQAIATLQQTLEGDVMDLVRAEQ; from the coding sequence ATGAAATGCATTAAACCCTTACTCGGTATTATCCTCATCCTATCCCTCGCGGCCTGCAGCAGCGAGGGCGAAAATCCGGTCGCGCCAGAACCAGAACCCGGATATGATTTTTCACCCATCTTGACCGACTTTGCCGACAAAACAGTTATCCCGACCTACAAACACCTTGCCGACGTCTCCACAGACCTCCTCACCGCAGTGACGAATCTCAAAAACAATCCCTCGTCAGCTACGCTGGGAACAGCCCGAGCAAAATGGGTGGCCGCGCGTACGCCCTGGGAACAAAGCGAGGGTTTTTTGTTCGGACCCGTTGATTTCAGCGGCTATGACCCCGCGCTGGATTCCTGGCCCGTCAACCGCACGGACCTCGAAGCCGTCCTGGGCAGCAGCGATCCTTTGACTAAAGCATCCGTAAACAACCTCGCCAACGAACTCAAGGGATTTCACACCATTGAATTTTTGCTCTTTGACGAAGGCGGCAGCAAAACCATTGACGATTTCACTCCGCGCCAATACGATTATTTGATCGCAGCAACAGAATTGCTCGAAGACGCGGCAACAGACTTGCACACGAGTTGGATCGCATCCGGCGAAAACTTCCGCGCACAGGTGGCCAATGCCGGCGCGGGAAGCAGTGCCTACACCACGCAAAAAGCCGCTGTCCAGGAAATGGTCAACGGCATGGTCGGTATTGCCGACGAAGTTGGAAACGGCAAAATTGCCGATCCCTTTACCGAGCAAGACACACGCCTGGTGGAATCGCAATTTAGCTTTAACTCCCTCCTCGATTTTCAAGACAACATGCGCAGCATTCGAAATGTTTATGAAGGAGGCTACAATGTTGAAGCAATGGGCCTCGATGAATTTATCAAAAGCAAAGACCCTGCCCTCGACCAGCGTGTCAAAGCGGAAATTCAGGCGACCATTACAGAAATTGGCAAAATCTCCTTCCCATTCCGCGATGCCCTCGCCTCCGACGCCGCGCAAATAACAGCGGCGCAACAGGCCATTGCAACTTTGCAACAAACGCTCGAAGGGGATGTTATGGATCTGGTACGGGCAGAACAGTAG
- a CDS encoding FMN-binding protein: MIKNKYVFCIMVCLLSGLGFAQGPDGPEAITVYLTEEQALKKAFPDADTLWSEVWTPTPQERQRIERRLGWRLEEPDFTIFQAKKNDRHQGYAIIANQIGLYKPITFIVKVKPDHRVGGVWIMVYRESRGGQVKRQRFLTQYTNKNIDHHIRLNRDIIGISGATLSVRALNAGVKRVLTVLDVIYTEKEPQ; this comes from the coding sequence GTGATAAAAAATAAGTATGTATTCTGTATCATGGTCTGCCTCCTGTCGGGACTCGGATTCGCGCAAGGTCCCGATGGCCCAGAGGCTATCACTGTTTACCTCACAGAAGAACAGGCTCTAAAAAAAGCCTTCCCAGATGCAGACACGCTCTGGAGCGAAGTCTGGACCCCAACCCCACAAGAACGCCAGCGCATTGAACGGCGGTTGGGATGGCGCCTCGAAGAACCCGATTTCACGATTTTTCAGGCAAAAAAAAATGACCGACATCAGGGATATGCGATCATCGCGAATCAAATAGGCCTCTACAAACCCATCACCTTCATCGTCAAAGTCAAGCCCGACCACCGCGTTGGCGGTGTATGGATCATGGTCTATCGCGAATCGCGAGGCGGTCAGGTCAAACGCCAGCGATTCTTGACCCAATATACAAACAAAAACATCGATCATCACATTCGCCTCAACCGCGACATTATCGGCATCAGTGGCGCAACCCTATCCGTACGCGCCTTAAATGCGGGCGTGAAGAGAGTTCTCACCGTCCTCGATGTCATTTACACGGAAAAAGAACCCCAATGA
- a CDS encoding PepSY-associated TM helix domain-containing protein yields MSATPQASARRSKTIPLHKEQPKTRKKRAEFFRKLHRYVGIGALIFLSLLAVSGFLLNHPGLLGAPSERTLSFAVDPRDPQHLYRGTRSALYSSENGGKTWTEVPMLFAAERAVDIAYAPDNPDHIYVVLEDLGLIRSTDGGIVWEQVGLGFMPLAEGIRLQRIGIGSTQNLNLWTSGGLLTSSNGGKTWASVGQSTKPGRDLYTIMHQIHTGYFFADWFVYLYDIAAWGLIGLSISGLVIWWRTRKRRIHRT; encoded by the coding sequence ATGAGTGCTACACCTCAAGCCTCCGCGCGCAGGAGCAAAACCATCCCGCTTCACAAAGAACAGCCCAAAACGCGAAAAAAACGCGCCGAATTTTTCCGCAAACTCCATCGCTATGTCGGCATCGGCGCACTCATATTTTTATCTCTTCTCGCCGTCTCGGGTTTTTTGCTCAATCACCCCGGCCTACTCGGCGCACCCTCAGAACGCACCCTCTCATTCGCAGTTGACCCCCGCGATCCCCAACACCTCTATCGCGGCACGCGCTCGGCTCTTTATTCCTCTGAAAACGGCGGCAAAACCTGGACCGAAGTCCCCATGCTCTTCGCGGCAGAACGCGCCGTTGACATCGCCTATGCACCCGACAACCCAGACCACATTTACGTCGTCCTCGAAGACCTGGGCCTCATCCGCTCAACCGATGGCGGCATCGTCTGGGAGCAAGTCGGCCTCGGATTTATGCCCCTTGCCGAAGGCATCCGCCTCCAGCGCATTGGCATAGGCTCCACCCAAAACTTGAACCTGTGGACCTCAGGCGGTCTGCTCACCAGTTCCAACGGCGGAAAAACCTGGGCCTCCGTCGGTCAATCTACAAAACCCGGACGCGACCTCTACACGATCATGCACCAGATTCACACGGGTTATTTCTTCGCCGACTGGTTTGTCTATCTCTACGACATCGCCGCCTGGGGCCTGATCGGCCTGTCCATCTCTGGCCTGGTCATCTGGTGGCGCACCCGAAAGCGCCGCATACATCGCACATAA